The Emcibacter nanhaiensis genome has a window encoding:
- the fliG gene encoding flagellar motor switch protein FliG: protein MALARLSDLSASDKAAALMMALGEDYGRLIWNLLDDEEVKELSLAMSSLGTVSSEVIEELFLEFANGVSSVGSMTGNFDNTERLLQKMLPGDRVAQIMEEIRGPAGRTMWDKLGNVNEVVLATYLKNEYPQTVAVVMSKIKPEHAASVLSVLPDDFAMEVVMRMLRMEPVQKEILDRVEQTLRIEFMNNLARTSRKDSHETIAEIFNYLDRSSETRFLTTLEDRNRESAERIRALMFTFEDLQKLDATGVQTLLRGIDKDRLGLALKGSSDKIRDMFFSNMSERAAKILKEDMEAMGPVRLKDVDEAQMEIVNVAKDLADAGEIVLADSKGEDELVY, encoded by the coding sequence TCTGGAATCTGCTGGATGACGAGGAGGTGAAGGAATTATCCCTGGCCATGTCCTCGCTGGGTACAGTCTCATCAGAGGTCATCGAGGAACTGTTCCTCGAATTTGCCAACGGGGTAAGTTCCGTCGGCTCCATGACCGGTAACTTTGACAATACCGAACGGCTGCTGCAGAAAATGCTGCCCGGCGATCGCGTTGCCCAGATCATGGAGGAAATCCGCGGTCCGGCCGGCCGGACCATGTGGGATAAACTGGGCAATGTGAACGAGGTAGTCCTCGCCACTTATCTGAAGAATGAATATCCGCAAACCGTGGCCGTCGTGATGTCCAAGATCAAGCCGGAACACGCAGCCTCTGTGCTCAGTGTGCTGCCTGACGATTTCGCCATGGAAGTTGTGATGCGCATGCTGCGTATGGAACCGGTACAGAAGGAAATTCTCGACCGGGTGGAACAGACCCTGCGGATCGAGTTCATGAACAACCTTGCCCGGACCAGCCGCAAGGACAGCCATGAAACCATCGCCGAAATCTTCAACTATCTGGACCGGAGTTCCGAAACCCGCTTCCTGACCACCCTGGAAGACCGCAACCGCGAAAGTGCGGAACGTATCCGGGCCCTGATGTTTACCTTCGAGGACCTGCAGAAACTGGATGCTACCGGCGTGCAGACCCTGCTGCGCGGCATCGACAAGGATCGTCTGGGGCTGGCGCTCAAGGGCTCGTCCGACAAAATCCGGGATATGTTCTTCAGCAATATGTCCGAACGCGCCGCCAAGATCCTCAAGGAGGATATGGAAGCCATGGGTCCGGTGCGGCTCAAGGATGTGGATGAAGCCCAGATGGAAATCGTCAATGTGGCCAAAGACCTCGCCGATGCGGGTGAAATCGTCCTGGCCGACAGCAAAGGCGAAGACGAACTGGTTTACTAG